Proteins from one Solirubrobacterales bacterium genomic window:
- a CDS encoding GntR family transcriptional regulator: MPPRDLLAELMLSGGSEDMVGDSIAERVYQDLRGELLFGKIPLGERLVEEHLAERYECSRTPVREALHRLQADGHVVKHPMGGITPQPPQATALEELYELRVVLEDLIVRRASNAEEKLKVADLRASWAELANVSAERRREIATPDFVYADEAFHEGLAAAAGNHSAARYLRDINERIRILRVHDFTTDDRIDATIAEHIEVADAVLAGEADAAAALMRVHIDRSARVVEERVGRMLARMFDASAGSAE, encoded by the coding sequence ATGCCTCCGCGTGACCTTCTCGCAGAGCTGATGCTGTCCGGCGGATCGGAAGACATGGTCGGCGACTCGATCGCCGAGCGCGTTTACCAGGACCTCCGCGGAGAGCTGCTCTTCGGCAAGATCCCACTGGGAGAGCGACTCGTCGAGGAGCACCTCGCGGAGCGTTACGAGTGCAGCCGCACTCCCGTTCGCGAAGCACTTCACCGCCTCCAGGCAGACGGCCACGTCGTCAAGCACCCAATGGGCGGCATCACGCCGCAGCCGCCGCAGGCTACGGCGCTGGAAGAGCTGTATGAACTCCGCGTCGTGCTCGAGGACCTGATCGTCCGACGCGCCTCCAACGCCGAGGAGAAGCTAAAGGTCGCAGACCTCCGCGCCAGCTGGGCGGAGCTGGCCAACGTCAGCGCGGAGCGTCGCCGCGAGATCGCCACTCCCGACTTTGTCTACGCCGACGAGGCCTTCCACGAAGGCCTCGCCGCCGCCGCCGGAAACCACTCGGCCGCGCGCTACCTGCGCGACATCAACGAGCGCATCCGCATCTTGCGCGTCCACGACTTCACGACCGACGACCGCATCGATGCGACGATCGCCGAGCACATCGAGGTCGCCGACGCCGTGCTCGCTGGCGAGGCCGATGCAGCCGCCGCTCTGATGCGTGTGCACATCGACCGCAGCGCCCGAGTGGTTGAAGAGCGCGTCGGTCGCATGCTCGCCCGCATGTTCGACGCGTCCGCCGGGAGCGCGGAGTA
- the polA gene encoding DNA polymerase I, whose translation MLDVATAPKSDRKLYLLDGNSLAYRAFFALPDTFVNSKGMPTGALFGLANMWLKLIEDNDHGTPAVIAVWDAGLSGRGEMYEPYKAQRDAKPDGLREQWPHFYPLAEAFGFKNVRIDGWEADDVIASIAEKAKMEGYCVVIVTGDRDSFQLVDDEHGPVTIMATGRGITDTTVYDRAAVIERYGIPPELVPDFIGLKGDTSDNIPGVPGIGDKTAMQLLQEFGGLEEVLANVDNISGAKRKENLTNNADLARISRDLATMHRDIDLGELSIEEVFDLRIDPKTLRDVMRENDLREPLRRVERLLQEQAFQGIEDEIREAMAEETGVEEFVPAIKVKQTTQDKLENVLTDPAIFLVHRADAALDGPADSLLADAENQSAGEQARYAVVGKDGTVHVGSSNSVEEFLGVVGDRSVVTHDLKTQLERSEAAVPTIDHDTRIAAYLIDSARRQYAIREMGIELGVKPGAVDDDSIPAEFAQLAIDADVMVRITALQRNELESLGLTKVEKEVELPLVSVLVEIERNGLKLDVDALAKAASGFEAEIAQLESQIYELAGKQFTIGSPKQLGPILFDELGLPAGRKGKTGYSTDARVLAGIRDKHPIVEKIERWRELTKLKSTYVDSLPKDVSPKDGRIHTTLDQTRAATGRLSSTNPNLQNIPVRTPLGATIRECFVAEEGMILTSADYSQVELRVLAQVADDEVLKDIFRRGEDVHTETAAAIFGIDPADVDHTTRDRAKAVNFGIIYGLSAFGLSDRLKIPRDEASEFIKRYLGRFTGVKQFMDDTVAQARKDGYVTTLIGRRRAIPEINSSQVQTRNLGERLAINTVVQGTAADIIKQAMIDVSRALAESGLSTKLVLQIHDELLFEGPTEEAGAVAELAERVMADAYPLDPPLGVSVGSGPNWLAAK comes from the coding sequence ATGCTCGACGTGGCCACCGCTCCGAAATCTGACCGAAAGCTCTACCTGCTCGACGGCAACTCGCTGGCATACCGCGCATTCTTTGCGCTGCCCGACACGTTCGTGAACTCGAAGGGCATGCCCACCGGCGCGCTCTTCGGTCTGGCCAACATGTGGCTGAAATTGATCGAGGACAACGACCACGGCACGCCGGCGGTGATCGCAGTCTGGGACGCAGGGCTGTCTGGTCGCGGCGAGATGTACGAGCCGTACAAGGCCCAGCGCGACGCCAAGCCCGACGGGCTGCGCGAGCAGTGGCCGCACTTCTATCCGCTTGCCGAGGCCTTCGGTTTCAAGAACGTGCGTATCGACGGGTGGGAGGCCGACGACGTGATCGCGTCGATCGCCGAGAAGGCGAAGATGGAGGGGTATTGCGTGGTCATCGTCACCGGGGACCGCGACTCCTTCCAGCTTGTCGATGACGAGCACGGCCCGGTGACGATCATGGCCACGGGTCGGGGGATCACCGACACAACTGTCTATGACCGCGCGGCCGTGATCGAGCGGTATGGCATTCCGCCCGAGCTCGTGCCGGATTTCATCGGCCTGAAGGGCGACACGTCCGACAACATCCCCGGCGTTCCGGGAATCGGCGACAAGACGGCGATGCAGTTGCTTCAAGAATTCGGCGGGCTGGAGGAGGTCTTGGCGAACGTGGACAACATCTCCGGCGCCAAGCGCAAGGAGAATCTGACAAACAACGCGGATCTGGCGCGCATCTCCCGTGATCTGGCGACGATGCACCGCGACATCGATCTCGGCGAACTTTCGATCGAAGAGGTGTTTGACCTTCGGATCGATCCAAAGACGCTGCGCGACGTCATGCGCGAGAACGACCTGCGCGAACCGTTGCGACGCGTTGAGCGCTTGCTCCAGGAGCAGGCATTCCAGGGCATCGAGGACGAGATTCGCGAGGCGATGGCCGAGGAGACCGGGGTAGAAGAATTCGTTCCTGCGATCAAGGTCAAACAGACGACGCAGGACAAGCTCGAGAACGTCTTGACAGATCCCGCGATCTTCCTTGTTCACCGCGCCGACGCCGCGCTCGATGGTCCGGCTGATTCGCTGCTCGCCGACGCCGAGAACCAGTCGGCGGGTGAACAGGCTCGCTACGCCGTGGTCGGCAAGGACGGAACGGTTCACGTGGGTTCGTCCAACTCGGTCGAAGAATTCCTTGGCGTCGTCGGCGACCGCTCGGTCGTGACTCATGATCTCAAGACCCAGCTCGAACGCAGTGAGGCGGCGGTGCCAACGATCGATCACGACACTCGGATCGCGGCTTATCTGATTGATTCCGCACGGCGTCAGTACGCGATTCGTGAGATGGGCATCGAGCTTGGCGTGAAGCCGGGCGCAGTCGACGACGACTCCATCCCAGCCGAGTTCGCGCAGCTCGCCATTGACGCAGACGTGATGGTGCGGATCACGGCGCTGCAGCGGAACGAACTCGAATCGCTTGGATTGACGAAGGTCGAGAAGGAGGTCGAGCTTCCGCTCGTTTCCGTGCTCGTCGAGATCGAGCGAAACGGTCTGAAGCTCGACGTGGATGCGCTTGCGAAGGCGGCATCTGGTTTTGAGGCGGAGATCGCCCAACTCGAGTCCCAAATATACGAGCTTGCCGGCAAGCAGTTCACGATCGGCTCGCCCAAGCAGCTGGGTCCGATTCTGTTTGACGAGCTGGGGTTGCCAGCGGGCCGCAAGGGCAAGACGGGCTACTCCACAGACGCTCGCGTGCTCGCGGGCATCCGCGACAAGCATCCGATCGTCGAGAAGATCGAGCGCTGGCGCGAACTGACAAAGCTCAAGAGCACATACGTGGATTCGCTTCCCAAGGACGTTTCGCCCAAGGACGGACGGATCCACACCACGCTTGATCAGACCCGCGCGGCGACCGGACGCCTCAGCTCGACCAATCCCAACTTGCAGAACATCCCTGTGCGGACCCCGCTGGGCGCGACGATTCGCGAGTGCTTTGTCGCCGAAGAGGGCATGATCCTCACGAGCGCCGACTACTCGCAGGTTGAGCTGCGCGTGCTGGCGCAGGTCGCAGACGACGAGGTGCTCAAGGACATTTTCCGCCGCGGCGAGGATGTGCACACCGAGACTGCCGCCGCGATTTTCGGGATCGACCCAGCAGATGTCGACCACACAACGCGCGACCGCGCGAAGGCAGTGAACTTCGGGATCATCTACGGGCTCAGCGCATTTGGTCTCAGCGACCGACTGAAGATTCCGCGCGACGAGGCTTCCGAGTTCATCAAGCGATACCTCGGTCGATTCACCGGCGTCAAGCAGTTCATGGACGACACGGTCGCGCAGGCTAGGAAGGACGGATACGTCACCACGCTGATTGGTCGCCGTCGTGCGATCCCCGAGATCAACTCCTCGCAAGTCCAGACGCGCAACCTCGGCGAGCGACTCGCAATCAACACCGTCGTTCAGGGCACCGCTGCAGACATCATCAAGCAGGCGATGATCGATGTGAGCAGGGCGCTGGCCGAGAGCGGGCTCTCGACCAAACTCGTGCTGCAGATTCACGACGAACTGCTTTTCGAGGGGCCGACCGAAGAGGCGGGGGCAGTCGCCGAACTCGCAGAGCGCGTCATGGCCGACGCGTACCCGCTCGATCCGCCACTCGGCGTGTCGGTCGGATCCGGCCCCAACTGGCTGGCCGCAAAGTAG
- a CDS encoding DMT family transporter, with product MDRTLAVLLTAGVGGLLAAQAPINGQLGQHVGKFQAALISFVVGTALLTMIVFVFAGGFADGFGIGVVPWYYFIGGLLGAGYIATVIFTVGVLGAGGITAATVSAQLLTSMLLDQFGLFGLEKQPITWTRLAGVLLLAAGTYLVVAGRD from the coding sequence ATGGATCGGACTTTGGCCGTCCTGCTCACCGCTGGCGTCGGCGGACTGCTTGCTGCTCAGGCGCCGATCAACGGGCAGCTTGGTCAGCACGTCGGAAAGTTTCAGGCCGCGCTGATTTCGTTTGTGGTCGGGACGGCGCTGTTGACGATGATCGTCTTTGTCTTCGCCGGAGGGTTCGCCGATGGTTTCGGCATCGGCGTCGTCCCTTGGTACTACTTCATCGGCGGCCTGCTCGGTGCGGGATACATTGCCACGGTGATATTCACCGTTGGCGTCCTCGGGGCCGGCGGAATCACCGCCGCGACCGTCTCCGCGCAGCTCCTCACCTCGATGCTGCTCGACCAGTTCGGCCTTTTCGGTCTCGAGAAGCAGCCGATCACATGGACTCGCCTGGCCGGTGTGCTGCTGCTGGCCGCCGGCACGTACCTGGTGGTCGCGGGCCGCGACTGA
- a CDS encoding NAD-dependent malic enzyme, whose product MTIRDIVVAARNQDHYREIISALLEIRGAKLLETTDRTFNMHQGGKIEQHNKHPLRTRDDLSMAYTPGVARVCMAIHENVEKAYKYTIKANTVAVVSDGTAVLGLGDIGPEAAMPVMEGKCMLFKEFAQVDAFPICLDTKDPDEIVRAVELMAPTFGGINLEDISSPRCFEIERRLKESLDIPVFHDDQHGTAVVTIAALMNACKVTGKKISELRVLMLGLGAAGIAVTEMLEAAGVEDIIGCDRKGALSTTREDFESLDPVKQWYAGHTNKDKRLGGPNDVIEGMDLVIGLSGPGVLEPKSLAKMNADPIIFAMANPTPEVMPEEAAAYNVRIMATGRSDYPNQINNVLCFPGIFRGAMDARATKITDEMKMAAAEGIAACVPENEISEDYIIPSVFNRDVAIEVAKAVRDEAARSGVSQDVADTSPTIDMPAVAGRN is encoded by the coding sequence ATGACGATCCGCGACATCGTCGTCGCGGCGCGCAACCAGGACCACTACCGCGAGATCATCTCTGCCCTGCTCGAGATCCGCGGCGCGAAGTTGCTGGAGACCACGGATCGCACATTCAACATGCACCAGGGCGGCAAGATCGAGCAGCACAACAAGCATCCTCTGCGCACGCGTGACGACCTTTCGATGGCCTACACCCCGGGCGTCGCCCGCGTCTGCATGGCGATCCACGAGAACGTCGAGAAGGCCTACAAGTACACGATCAAGGCCAACACCGTGGCCGTGGTCAGCGATGGCACGGCTGTTCTTGGCCTGGGAGACATCGGCCCCGAGGCCGCTATGCCGGTGATGGAGGGCAAATGCATGCTCTTCAAGGAATTTGCCCAGGTTGATGCCTTCCCGATCTGCCTTGACACCAAGGACCCCGACGAAATCGTGCGCGCCGTCGAGCTGATGGCTCCCACGTTCGGAGGAATCAACCTTGAAGACATTTCCTCGCCGCGCTGCTTTGAGATCGAGCGTCGCCTGAAGGAATCGCTCGACATTCCCGTCTTCCACGACGACCAGCACGGCACCGCCGTCGTGACGATCGCCGCGCTGATGAACGCGTGCAAGGTCACCGGCAAGAAAATCTCTGAGCTGCGCGTTCTGATGCTCGGCCTTGGCGCAGCAGGTATCGCTGTGACGGAAATGCTCGAAGCCGCCGGCGTAGAGGACATCATCGGCTGCGACCGCAAGGGCGCGCTGAGCACCACTCGCGAAGACTTCGAGTCTCTGGACCCGGTCAAGCAGTGGTACGCCGGCCACACCAACAAGGACAAACGCCTTGGCGGACCAAACGATGTCATTGAGGGCATGGACCTCGTGATCGGCCTGTCCGGCCCTGGAGTGCTCGAGCCCAAGTCGCTGGCCAAGATGAATGCCGACCCGATCATTTTCGCGATGGCCAACCCCACACCTGAAGTCATGCCCGAAGAGGCCGCTGCTTACAACGTGCGCATCATGGCCACCGGCCGTTCGGACTACCCCAACCAGATCAACAACGTGCTCTGCTTCCCTGGAATCTTCCGTGGAGCGATGGACGCCCGCGCAACCAAGATCACAGACGAGATGAAAATGGCTGCCGCCGAAGGAATCGCCGCATGCGTTCCCGAGAACGAGATATCAGAGGATTACATCATCCCCTCGGTCTTCAACCGCGATGTAGCGATTGAAGTGGCGAAGGCCGTGCGCGACGAGGCTGCTCGTAGTGGCGTGTCGCAGGATGTCGCGGATACGTCTCCGACGATTGACATGCCGGCTGTTGCCGGGCGCAACTGA
- a CDS encoding 6-phosphofructokinase, giving the protein MKVGILTAGGDCPGLNAVIRAAARALQQEGHEAVGLKSGYRGLAKREYITLDRSKIRGILHLGGTIIGTSSYNPYREENGVALVKAAVEEDNFDAVIAIGGEHTMMMTRRLFLEEGIPTIGVPKTIDNDVVGTDFTFGFDTAVQIATDALDRLHTTAASHDRMLVLEVMGRNSGWIALFSAIAGGADAVVIPELDTPVEEIAAALEKRHAAGANFSLIVAAEGANLSFASGESRQIRANESTDEYGYPRLGGIGAALAEELESLTGFESRVTVLGHVQRGGTPTAHDRVLATRYGVQAARCAIDGEFGHMAALVGSDIVSVPLSGITDVKTVDMQYVEVARKFFG; this is encoded by the coding sequence ATGAAGGTAGGCATCCTCACCGCGGGCGGAGACTGCCCCGGACTCAACGCAGTTATTCGAGCGGCCGCGCGCGCACTTCAACAGGAGGGCCACGAGGCAGTTGGTCTGAAGTCCGGCTACCGCGGCCTCGCCAAGCGCGAGTACATCACGCTCGACCGCTCCAAGATTCGCGGCATCCTGCACTTGGGTGGCACGATCATCGGCACGTCCAGCTACAACCCGTACCGCGAGGAAAACGGCGTCGCGCTGGTCAAGGCGGCCGTTGAGGAAGACAACTTCGACGCAGTGATCGCGATCGGCGGCGAGCACACGATGATGATGACCCGTCGGCTCTTCTTGGAAGAGGGCATCCCGACGATCGGCGTTCCAAAGACGATCGACAACGACGTCGTCGGCACCGACTTCACGTTTGGCTTTGACACTGCTGTGCAGATCGCGACCGACGCGCTCGACCGACTGCACACCACGGCGGCCTCGCACGACCGCATGCTTGTGCTCGAAGTCATGGGGCGCAACAGTGGCTGGATCGCGTTGTTCTCGGCGATCGCCGGTGGCGCGGATGCCGTTGTGATTCCAGAGCTCGACACTCCCGTCGAAGAGATCGCGGCCGCGCTCGAGAAGCGCCACGCGGCGGGCGCAAACTTCTCGCTGATCGTCGCTGCTGAGGGGGCGAACCTGTCGTTCGCCTCCGGCGAGTCGCGTCAGATCCGTGCCAACGAATCGACCGACGAATACGGCTACCCGCGCCTGGGCGGCATTGGCGCAGCGCTGGCCGAGGAACTTGAAAGTCTCACGGGCTTTGAGTCACGCGTGACGGTGCTTGGACACGTCCAGCGCGGCGGCACTCCAACTGCCCACGACCGCGTGCTCGCTACGCGCTACGGCGTTCAAGCCGCAAGGTGCGCGATCGACGGCGAGTTCGGCCACATGGCGGCGCTGGTTGGCAGCGACATCGTCTCCGTGCCATTGAGCGGCATCACAGATGTCAAGACCGTCGACATGCAGTACGTCGAGGTCGCGCGGAAATTCTTCGGCTGA